The following DNA comes from Rosa rugosa chromosome 5, drRosRugo1.1, whole genome shotgun sequence.
ATGACACGGTTCACATGGTGTGATGTGACATGGTCACAATCAGGAATAGACTATGTGAGCCTCGTACATTCCTGCCAAGTATGACGAGCTTGAGTGGGAACGCTGCGATCTTTCACGTTCAGGTTTCACTTGTGTTCACTCTTGTCTGTTTCTGCCGCATTGGGTGCAAACGTATACTTCAAATCTCTGGTTGCTTTTACTTTTCTTGGCATTCTAGATAGATATGCATCCCACCCACATATTTTTGTTGGGAAATATTCTCTCATCATGTGGTGATTTTCTAACATTGATAATGTCAAGTCCTGTttaaatccaaaatccaaaatccaaataaACGCATAACGTCAAAATCTGTGACAAGAATTTATTCCACTATGCATATTAATCAAAGATAAGAAGGGATGAAGATAGATTAAGCAGCAATACCACTCCAATTTTAACTTTATACCATCCACAACCAtagaataaaaattaaataaaaagttTATACCATTCGCAATCATAGGAAAAAGATTGAACATAAATTTTATGGCAGAGAATAGACCATCATATATTTTTAAGAGAATTCTACGGCGATTACATAATAATAGCTTCAAAGACAAGTAGCTACAGCAATGACCATCCATTTTCTCGACCGACTTGTGATTGCAAGGAGCTCTTTTCTGTAAAGTCGGAACTAAACACAAAGGAAGCTCTTTTTATCGTCGGTTGAAACTGGACATGAATTTGCATTGGACATCTGAGCTAACCCAAACCATAACTTGGACCCAGGCTGCATTACACCTCCTTAATTGTTTCTTTACGTTCTCTTCTAGACCCATTGCCAATTGATGCCAATAGTGTGGCAAGGAATCCCTAGTAGCTCTGGTTCTTTTCTCTAACACAATTAGGCTCAACCATCTTTAGTTCTTTACCTAAACAAAAAGCAGAGTAATTATTCTCTCTCACCATCCGAAGCAGCAACCGGTGGAGGAGCTTATGCCTCACGGGCACAAAAACTGCAAAAAGATGCAAGAATAATTAGCACATGACCTACCACCACCTTAAGCTTTTGCCATTTCAGCAAGACAAGACCCACTTCTTTGTCTGCAGGCTTCTAAATTAATTAATCACTCTTGTTTACACAATACTGTGTGCTAATTAAGCATCTCAATCTAAACAAATATTTACTCTCTGTTAACTAGATTTCTCACTCTCTTCCCTTGTATGCATGAACTATGattcttaaaaaaataaaagattgtGTGATATCTGCAGTTGTCTTTCTACATTCTTATTAAGAAATAAAGGATCTTCATATATCGATCAAAATTCTAGATACGTATATTAAAAAGGGTTCGAGAAAATCTAATTAAAATAACAAGTTGTAGGCATTATAAAATGCAGTCAAACTCAGGGCTCCATATAGAAAATGCCAAAAAGTACGCGCAACTTACAGCAATGTTCTACTGGTTTATGATATCAAATTGTGATTAAGGACAAAACAAGCATTTAGGGGAGGTGGgaatttttattaatttaatcATACTAAATGGAACAATAATGATATTGTCATTCATGAAATATAatatatagaaagaaaaaaaataattatcatAATGTATAAGCTCATAAACCTAATTATAGTATTATTACATATTTATGAAAAGTGGAAAAGGTCCAAACTTGCGGAGATTTAAGATTTAATGTGAGCGCTGACCAATATGAACACTTGTCTACACTAACATTGCGTTTACGTTGCGTAGTACCGAATGGGATGTTTTGAAAAAGCTTAAAATATGAGGATGTAGGTAGACATTATGATTTTGGTTCTTTCTTTGGAAAATTATGATGATAATGATTTTCTattaaaaaccaaaagaaatatCAAAACATTTAGTTATTATCATTATACACTTATATTCTTTGAGGTCGTTTTCACATAGCTCCAGAGTTTCTGACCCCACAATCCGTGTCTCTGTGTTGAGTTGAGCTGCTTCAGTTTAGAGACAGTTTTCGAAGAATCAAGATTTGATGCAATTTTGGGAGGACAATAAGCTCACGTGTGGTTTTGGTAATCATTGAAGAACAAGTAAGCGAGTTGGTGAAGAGAAAAAGGTTAGGCCTTTTGGGATTTTAAGCATTTGGGTTTCGTTTTGCCACATTTTGATGGTTTGAATAGCTTCATTTGGTCACTGAAGATTTAGACTTTTAACTGTTGAACACATTAGAGAGAGATCATTGATTGATTTTGTAGAAGTATTTTTTTCACTTTGGTTAGATTAGTGACGTAGAGTTGTTATCTGTGATATGctgatttgggtttttgatGTAAACGAGTTCAGGGATGGAGGGTTTGgttggtgaagtttggtgatggGGAATTTGAGTATTTAAGGTTTGGGACTGTTGGGATTTGATAAAGGCTTGAATTTGGTAACTGGGGTTTGCTCAAAATTTTGTCTTTTGTATGGGAACTGTGGATTTGGTGAGAAAGATTGAGAATTGGATGATGGCTTGAAGATTGTAGAATAGAAGCTTTAGGATTTGTATGTCTGGATTTGGTTCGAAATAGATGGCAACCACATCGCCATCTCCGAACTCATCTCCTTCAGCTGTGCCACCAGCTTCTAGTACTAGTTCCACACCACCACCACAGCCCAATGTGGAATCACCAGATTCCTCAAACACTACAACTCAATCTCCACAGCCTGATGTTCCATCAGCTCCTCCTCCAACTGCATCATCACCCCCTTCCGTACCTACACCATCACCTCCAATGAATCAACAATCTGATCCGCCAGCCTCACCGCCACCGCCTTCTTCATCCAATGTGCCTCCACCATCTTCAAATTCTCCCCCACCATCATCTGACCCACCAAAGAGTTCACCTTCCCCAACACCACCAACGTCTGATCCACCTGCAAGTTCACCTCCCCCACCGCAGCCAGTCAGCTCACCTCCCTCACCACAGCCAGTGagttcacctccaccaccaactTCAAGTCCACCTAAGACTTCACCTCCACCTCCATCATCAACGCCGCCCAAAAGTTCACCTCCGCCACCATCAGAGCCACCTGAGAAatctcctccacctccaccaGCAAATCCCCCTGAAACATCACCACCGCCTCCACCAACATCAAAGCCCCCTGAAACGTCACCACCAACATCAAAGCCACCTGAGAACTCACCACCACCTCCAGAATCTGAGCCACCCAAAagttcacctccaccaccagcATCAACTCCTCCTAAAAGTTCACCTCCTCCACAGGCATCAGAGCCTCCAAGCAGTTCACCCCCACCTTCAAGCCCCAACCCTCCCCCTCCACCCGGTTCTCAACCAACCCCTGCAGCCCCACCTCCGAAGTCATCAGCTCCACCACCCACAATACGACTCTCACCACCTCCACCCTCAGATGATGCTCCACCACCAACTACTCAAATTCCAAGCCCGCCATCAAATATTCCAAGTTCAAACAATTCCAATCCTAATGTACCACCAAGTTCAAATGCCACAAGTAATAGGGGTCTTAGCACTGGAGGTGCGGTGGCAATTAGTGTAGTGGCTGGGATAATAGTGCTTAGCTTCATTGCATTCGCTGTATGGTGCATGAGgaggaagcaaaagaaaaaggttTCTGGATTTGGAGGTTATGTTATGCCATCGCCGATGGTATCTTCTCCCCAATCAGGTAAATTATGGCATGTTACTTTATTATGTTATTTTACTTCCCCTCTCTGCTTTCTCAGTATTCATAGCATGTCACACACATAACGATAAACACTTCAAGTATGACTTGTATGAGTATTTGTATTTGTTACTTTGAGTTTCCTTCTTATACATGCTTATATTCATCTGGTATAGGTTTATAGCCATTCAGTGTGCGATGAATTTACATTTATCTTGTGAATGTGGATATACTATCCATATAACAATAATGTCTTACGATTCTTACCTTTTTAACTGATCTGTATGGTGCAATGATGTAAAAGTTAAATATATTTGTGTACGATTTGTTGTTCGTTTGGACCTTTTCTGTTTGAtattaaaaactaaaacaacTTCAATATATTTATCACGTATTTATGTACATTCATGAAATGAGGATATGGTTAAATTGATCAGGCCATATAAACTTGGTGTATGGTGGTTAGCATGCCTTCAGACAATGTaatattaaatattttgaaaattGAGGCCATTCAAATGAACTAATAAGGCTGTGTAACTTGTTCCCAGATTCATCATCATTCTTGAAGGCACATTCTTCAGCTCCCCTTATAGGAAGTGGTTCTGGCAGTGATTTCGTGAATTCTCCTGCAGAACCGGCAGGAGGCAATTCAAGACCTTGGTTTACTTATGACGAACTAGTTAAGGCTACAAATGGCTTTTCATCTCAGAATCTTTTGGGGGAAGGTGGATTTGGCTCTGTATATAAGGGAATCCTGCCAGATGATAGAGAGGTGGCAGTAAAACAATTGAAAATAGGTGGGAGTCAGGGTGAGAGAGAATTCAAAGCTGAAGTTGAGATCATTAGTCGCGTTCACCACCGCCATTTGGTTTCTTTGGTGGGCTATTGCATTTCTGAGAACCAAAGGCTGCTTGTCTATGAATATGTCTCTAATGATACCCTCTATTTCCATCTTCATGGTAAATGTATACCCGAGCTTTGAAGAATCAGTTAATGGTAATGGTTGATGTTCTCATGTTTTTGTACTTGCAATTTGCAGGAGAAGGTAGGCCAGTTCTTGACTGGGCAACACGTGTTAAAGTTGCTGCTGGTGCAGCTCGTGGAATCGCCTATCTTCATGAAGACTGTAATTTTCTACCCTTAGTATCTAGTCTCATAACTGAGTCTGGACTTCATTTCCATAGAAAATGAAAGTTACCTGTTGATATAGTTTTTGGTAACAAATGTTAATTACTATCCATTAGGTTCTATTCGATAATATCTTACATGCAATAGGTTGTCGGGTTACATGTTTATCTGCAAAGTTTTGGTTAACTAACTTTGTTTCACATAATATCAGGCCATCCTCGCATTATTCACAGGGATATAAAGTCATCAAACATTCTATTAGATAACAACTTTGAAGCTCGGGTATGCATAATTTCTCTAAGAGTTCATTTCAATACTCTATTTCAGGTAGCCAGTAGATCACCGTTTCCCCCTTTTTACTATACAGGTTTCAGATTTTGGACTTGCCAAATTGTGTCTGGATGCAAATACACATATAAGTACACGTGTCATGGGAACTTTTGGGTATGTGAGCCTAGTATTGTTTGTACATGCTTACTATCTATGTTTGACCTAATCTTCAGGAATTTTGTTTAACTTATATTGTTACCACGAATAGTCAAATACCATACTTTTGTGCCAGATATAAATTTACTCCGCTTGATTTTCAGATATGTGGCCCCTGAGTATGCTTCAAGTGGCAAACTGACTGAGAAATCTGATGTGTACTCGTTTGGAGTTGTTCTTCTGGAGTTGATTACTGGACGGAAGGCTGTGGATGCATCCCAACCGTTGGGAGATGAGAGTCTAGTTGAATGGGTAAACTTAATGATCAATCTTGTTATATCTTCTATTTGCTACCGATTGTTGCATGTTCCCACTATCAATCTTGCTTTTACTTGTTCTTAGACAGGAAATTGATATTTCATATCTAATATTTTTGAAGTCtaaatttaataaatcataTCTTCATAGCCAAGATTGAAGTTTTGTTATTGGATCTGGTCCATATCAAGTGCAACTTATCTGTCAAATATTTTAGGCCCAGCTTTCCTGATAATAGGATCCATTTTACTTTCCAGGCTCGACCCTTATTGGGTTATGCTCTTGATAATGAGGAGTTTGAAGGTTTGGTTGATCCAAGGCTTGAGAAGAACTATGTTGAAAGTGAAGTATTCAGACTGATTGAGATTGCTGCTGCTTGTGTGCGACACTCATCTGCTAAGAGACCACGAATGGGACAGGTAATAAAAGCTCATACTTCTCTCTTATGTAGCTTATTCATTCCAGTAGGGTGAAATCATCTTTCTTAGCATTCTTACACTTGTCAGGTTGTTAGAGCTTTCGATAGTATGGCCACCTCCGATTTAACCAATGGAATGAGAGTAGGGGAAAGTGAGACATTCAACTCGGCTCAACAATCAGCTGAAATTAGATTGTTTCGGAGAATGGCATTTGGTAGTCAAAATTACAGTACAGATTTTTTTAGCGAAGGTAGCGGGAATGGTAACCTGGTATAGTAAATATTAGGAGAGATAAGGATTTGCTCAGCAGAGACCCTGATTTGTCTGCAACTGGAACTGCCTGCATCAGATGTAGAGACTGAAACCACATCCTTGTTCATGTAAAGGCTCATTTTTGCTTCTACCTGTCTTATAGTAGTTTCTGCATTGCTATTTTTTGCCCTTGTAATTATCTAGCCATGTATGACCTTTGCCGTTGGTGCTATAAAAGTAATAAATCAATTTTGTTAGCTATGGATGCTTTTCTGG
Coding sequences within:
- the LOC133708944 gene encoding proline-rich receptor-like protein kinase PERK9; protein product: MATTSPSPNSSPSAVPPASSTSSTPPPQPNVESPDSSNTTTQSPQPDVPSAPPPTASSPPSVPTPSPPMNQQSDPPASPPPPSSSNVPPPSSNSPPPSSDPPKSSPSPTPPTSDPPASSPPPPQPVSSPPSPQPVSSPPPPTSSPPKTSPPPPSSTPPKSSPPPPSEPPEKSPPPPPANPPETSPPPPPTSKPPETSPPTSKPPENSPPPPESEPPKSSPPPPASTPPKSSPPPQASEPPSSSPPPSSPNPPPPPGSQPTPAAPPPKSSAPPPTIRLSPPPPSDDAPPPTTQIPSPPSNIPSSNNSNPNVPPSSNATSNRGLSTGGAVAISVVAGIIVLSFIAFAVWCMRRKQKKKVSGFGGYVMPSPMVSSPQSDSSSFLKAHSSAPLIGSGSGSDFVNSPAEPAGGNSRPWFTYDELVKATNGFSSQNLLGEGGFGSVYKGILPDDREVAVKQLKIGGSQGEREFKAEVEIISRVHHRHLVSLVGYCISENQRLLVYEYVSNDTLYFHLHGEGRPVLDWATRVKVAAGAARGIAYLHEDCHPRIIHRDIKSSNILLDNNFEARVSDFGLAKLCLDANTHISTRVMGTFGYVAPEYASSGKLTEKSDVYSFGVVLLELITGRKAVDASQPLGDESLVEWARPLLGYALDNEEFEGLVDPRLEKNYVESEVFRLIEIAAACVRHSSAKRPRMGQVVRAFDSMATSDLTNGMRVGESETFNSAQQSAEIRLFRRMAFGSQNYSTDFFSEGSGNGNLV